One Primulina huaijiensis isolate GDHJ02 chromosome 5, ASM1229523v2, whole genome shotgun sequence DNA segment encodes these proteins:
- the LOC140976499 gene encoding uncharacterized protein, producing the protein MPKKIQKSVRECFSKIKISDEQIQFQSCRPAKMPSFGVHAKRNESDAVTLSDVDQFLYEKFGCLYLEEREEGTGNRCKTTSFLFESPKLLDPPPPPETLRRSGRFFVASGSSSSLLTDEACSSPASAAEESEEITAEDRKAAEDFIVIFTHSPRPYEDFRRSMQEMVEARVVQAGKVDWEFLEELLFCYLDLNNKKSHRYILHAFVDLIVVLRGNPGKITASRLAWNGRGGRRLKGGDVILHT; encoded by the coding sequence CTTTTCGAAGATCAAGATTTCCGATGAACAAATTCAATTCCAAAGTTGCAGGCCTGCCAAAATGCCGTCGTTTGGCGTCCATGCTAAGCGGAACGAAAGCGATGCCGTTACGTTATCGGACGTGGATCAATTCTTGTATGAGAAATTCGGTTGTCTTTATCTGGAGGAGCGCGAAGAAGGAACCGGGAACAGATGCAAAACTACGTCGTTCCTGTTCGAGTCTCCGAAATTACTCGATCCTCCGCCTCCACCAGAGACCCTACGCCGCTCGGGTAGGTTTTTCGTCGCCTCCGGTTCTTCGAGCTCACTGCTCACGGATGAAGCGTGTTCTTCCCCAGCCTCCGCCGCGGAGGAGTCGGAGGAAATCACAGCGGAAGATCGAAAGGCGGCAGAGGATTTCATAGTCATCTTCACGCATTCCCCCAGACCTTACGAGGATTTCCGGCGATCGATGCAGGAGATGGTGGAGGCACGTGTGGTGCAGGCCGGGAAAGTGGACTGGGAATTTCTGGAGGAGCTTTTGTTTTGTTATCTGGATCTGAATAACAAGAAGTCGCATAGGTATATCTTGCACGCGTTCGTGGATCTGATCGTGGTTCTGCGGGGGAATCCCGGCAAGATTACGGCTAGTCGTCTGGCTTGGAACGGCAGAGGTGGTAGAAGACTAAAAGGGGGTGATGTAATATTGCatacttga
- the LOC140977584 gene encoding uncharacterized protein produces the protein MTVNLIENCSAMVQNKIPLKLKDPGSFSIPCMIGDVVLHKTLCDLGAIINLLPLSVCKKLGLGEPKLTRMSLQLADRSDKYPRRVIDDVLVKVGKFIFPTDFVVLDMEEDSEMSLILARPFLATGKVMIEVQEWKLRLRMGEEEITFNVFNARKHSLHTNDCFIVNSLDSLVYHFVQDAMKDPLKATLTTELKENELDEEKSERVAYFNANHPWKKPIKMKLEDLGDRRDLTPQKSSIEETPTRELKPLPLHLKYMYLERTKLAPDKHITPKEFKEGETVHLYNSKLRLFPGKLKSRWTGPYMITKMFPSGAITLRYGKNESFTVNAQRLKH, from the coding sequence ATGACGGTAAACTTAATTGAAAACTGCTCTGCAATGGTGCAAAACAAGATCCCACTAAAACTTAaggatccagggagtttttctattccttgcatgattggtgatgttgtTTTACATAAAACTTTGTGTGATCTTGGTGCAATTATTAACCTTTTGCCTTTGTCTGTATGTAAGAAACTTGGATTGGGAGAGCCTAAACTAACGAGGATGTCTTTGCAGTTAGCAGACAGATCTGACAAATATCCACGAAGAGTCATAGATGATGTATTAGTGAAAGTGGGAAAGTTTATATTTCCTACAGATTTTGTGGTGCTTGACATGGAAGAGGATAGTGAGATGTCTTTGATTTTAGCGAGACCTTTCCTTGCAACTGGCAAGGTCATGATTGAAGTGCAAGAATGGAAGTTGAGATTGAGAATGGGAGAGGAGGAAATCACTTTTAATGTTTTTAACGCTCGTAAGCACTCACTGCACACTAATGATTGTTTTATAGTTAATTCTTTGGATTCACTTGTGTATCATTTTGTGCAGGATGCTATGAAGGATCCATTGAAAGCCACTCTCACCACTGAATTGAAGGAGAATGAACTTGATGAAGAAAAATCTGAAAGAGTAGCATACTTTAATGCCAACCATCCATGGAAGAAGCCAATAAAGATGAAATTGGAGGATTTGGGGGATCGAAGAGACTTAACCCCTCAAAAGTCAAGCATTGAGGAAACGCCGACACGTGAACTCAAACCACTGCCTCTACACCTCAAGTACATGTACTTAGAGCGTACAAAGCTAGCACCTGACAAGCACATTACACCGAAGGAATTTAAAGAAGGCGAAACGGTGCACCTGTACAACTCCAAGTTGCGCTTATTTCCTGGCAAGCTCAAGTCAAGGTGGACGGGCCCTTACATGATTACCAAGATGTTCCCCTCTGGAGCCATAACTTTGAGATATGGGAAAAATGAGTCGTTCACAGTCAATGCTCAACGACTGAAGCACTAA